The Glycine max cultivar Williams 82 chromosome 12, Glycine_max_v4.0, whole genome shotgun sequence genome window below encodes:
- the LOC100809861 gene encoding probable methionine--tRNA ligase isoform X2 has translation MAENLIAPKLPVEGKRNILITSALPYVNNVPHLGNIIGCVLSADVFARYCRLRGYNAIYICGTDEYGTATETKAMEENCSPKEICDKYHAIHKEVYNWFNISFDEFGRTSSPEQTEVCQAIFRKIFENKWLSENTMQQLYCNTCERFLADRLVEGTCPTPGCEYDSARGDQCEKCGKLLNPTELKNPRCKVCQKTPHIRDTDHLFLELPLLKDRLEKYISEMSVVGGWSQNAIQTTNSWLREGLKPRCITRDLKWGVPVPHEKYSDKVFYVWFDAPIGYVSITSCYTHEWEKWWKNPENVELYQFMGKDNVPFHTVMFPSTLLGTSENWTLMKTISVTEYLNYEAGKFSKSKGIGVFGNDAKDTNIPVEVWRYYLLTNRPEVSDTLFTWPDLQAKLNSELLNNLGNFINRVLSFIAKPAGQGYDSIIPSVPDNVSGDSHGPTKKLADKVAAYIDQYIEAMEKVKLKQGLKTAMSISSEGNAYLQEAEFWRLYKENKSLCSLVMKTAAGIVYLLACLLEPFIPSFTLEVFKQLNLPADTHVSLSDDKGDVDRVKRPWDIISAGHKIGTPKPLFRELKDEEVEFYRKKFAGSQADRIVRAEAEAQNVAEQLKKTKVSDGNGKKKPGKSSNEAKNKAAAEPDITITRLDIRVGLIIKAQKHPDADALYVEEIDVGEEQTRTVVSGLVKFIPLDEMQNRKVCVLCNLKPVTMRGIKSQAMVLAASDGDHTKVELVEPPSSAQPGERITFPGYEGNPDELLNPKKKVWETLQVDLHTNEELVACYKNVPLTTSAGVCKVSSISCGSIR, from the exons ATGGCAGAGAATCTGATAGCGCCGAAGCTTCCCGTCGAAGGAAAGCGCAACATTCTCATCACCAGTGCCTTGCCTTACGTCAACAACGTTCCTCACCTCGGCAACATCATTGGAT GCGTGTTGAGTGCTGATGTATTCGCTCGCTACTGTCGGCTTCGCGGTTATAACGCTATTTACATCTGCGGTACTGATGAGTATGGAACTGCCACTGAGACTAAAGCCATGGAAGAAAACTGCTCTCCCAAAGAGATTTGTGACAA ATATCATGCTATTCATAAGGAGGTGTACAATTGGTTCAATATAAGTTTTGATGAATTTGGACGGACGTCATCCCCTGAGCAAACTGAAGTTTGCCAAGCAATTTTCAGAAAGATATTCGAAAACAAGTGGCTATCCGAGAACACAATGCAGCAG CTTTACTGCAACACCTGTGAAAGGTTCTTGGCTGATAGGCTTGTGGAGGGAACCTGCCCGACTCCTGGCTGCGAGTATGATTCTGCCCGAGGAGACCAGTGTGAGAAGTGTGGAAAGCTTCTAAATCCAACAGAATTGAAAAATCCCAGATGCAAG GTTTGTCAGAAAACTCCTCATATTCGTGATACAGATCACTTGTTTCTTGAACTCCCCCTATTAAAAGATAGATTGGAAAAATACATCAGTGAGATGTCTGTGGTTGGTGGATGGAGTCAAAATGCTATCCAAACAACAAATTCATGGCTTAGAGAAGGGTTAAAGCCACGCTGTATTACGAGGGATCTAAAGTGGGGGGTTCCTGTTCCACATGAAAAATACAGTGACAAG GTTTTCTATGTTTGGTTTGATGCACCTATTGGATATGTCTCAATTACTTCGTGCTACACACATGAATGGGAGAAATGGTGGAAAAACCCAGAGAATGTGGAGCTGTATCAGTTTATGGGCAAGGACAATGTGCCATTCCACACT GTGATGTTTCCATCTACTCTACTTGGAACTAGTGAAAATTGGACTTTAATGAAGACTATTAGTGTTACTGAATACTTGAATTATGAAGCAG GGAAGTTTTCTAAGAGCAAAGGTATTGGGGTTTTTGGTAATGATGCGAAAGATACTAATATTCCAGTTGAAGTATGGAGATATTACTTGCTCACAAATAGGCCGGAG GTATCAGATACGTTATTTACATGGCCGGACTTGCAAGCTAAACTAAATAGTGAGTTACTGAATAATTTGGGCAACTTTATCAACCGAGTTTTGAGTTTTATTGCCAAACCTGCAG GGCAAGGATATGATTCCATTATCCCCTCTGTTCCTGATAATGTAAGTGGTGACTCCCATGGTCCGACCAAAAAGTTGGCTGATAAAGTTGCTGCATATATAGACCAATACATAGAAGCAATGGAGAAG GTTAAACTGAAGCAAGGGTTGAAAACTGCAATGAGCATATCCAGCGAGGGAAATGCATATCTGCAG GAAGCTGAATTCTGGCGCCTCTACAAGGAAAACAAATCTCTCTGCTCTCTTGTCATGAAAACTGCAGCTGGGATTGTATATCTTCTTGCTTGTTTGTTAGAACCTTTTATCCCATCTTTCACTCTTGAA GTATTTAAGCAGCTAAATTTGCCTGCGGATACACATGTTTCACTTAGTGATGATAAAGGAGATGTTGATAGGGTAAAAAGACCCTGGGATATCATAAGTGCTGGTCATAAAATTGGAACACCCAAGCCATTGTTCAGGGAACTG AAAGATGAAGAGGTGGAGTTCTACAGGAAGAAGTTCGCAGGAAGTCAAGCTGATAGGATTGTGCGTGCAGAGGCCGAAGCTCAGAATGTTGCTGAGCAACTGAAGAAAACGAAAGTTTCAG ATGgcaatggaaagaaaaaaccaGGAAAATCATCAAATGAAGCCAAAAATAAAGCTGCTGCTGAACCAGATATTACCATCACAAGGCTTGATATCCGGGTTGGCCTCATAATAAAAGCTCAAAAACATCCTGATGCAGATGCACTATATGTTGAAGAGATTGACGTCGGTGAAGAACAGACCAGAACTGTTGTCAGTGGGCTTGTCAAATTTATACCACTCGATGAAATGCAG AACCGAAAGGTCTGTGTTCTTTGCAACCTAAAGCCAGTAACCATGAGGGGCATTAAATCTCAAGCAATGGTTCTTGCTGCTTCCGATGGTGATCACACCAAG GTTGAGTTGGTTGAGCCTCCCAGTTCTGCTCAACCAGGAGAAAGAATTACATTCCCTGGGTATGAAGGTAATCCTGATGAACTCTTAAACCCAAAGAAGAAAGTTTGGGAAACATTGCAAGTCGATTTGCACACAAATGAGGAACTGGTGGCATGCTACAAAAATGTTCCACTCACCACATCAGCTGGCGTTTGCAAGGTTTCATCCATAAGCTGTGGATCCATAAGGTAG
- the LOC100809861 gene encoding probable methionine--tRNA ligase isoform X1 produces the protein MAENLIAPKLPVEGKRNILITSALPYVNNVPHLGNIIGCVLSADVFARYCRLRGYNAIYICGTDEYGTATETKAMEENCSPKEICDKYHAIHKEVYNWFNISFDEFGRTSSPEQTEVCQAIFRKIFENKWLSENTMQQLYCNTCERFLADRLVEGTCPTPGCEYDSARGDQCEKCGKLLNPTELKNPRCKVCQKTPHIRDTDHLFLELPLLKDRLEKYISEMSVVGGWSQNAIQTTNSWLREGLKPRCITRDLKWGVPVPHEKYSDKVFYVWFDAPIGYVSITSCYTHEWEKWWKNPENVELYQFMGKDNVPFHTVMFPSTLLGTSENWTLMKTISVTEYLNYEAGKFSKSKGIGVFGNDAKDTNIPVEVWRYYLLTNRPEVSDTLFTWPDLQAKLNSELLNNLGNFINRVLSFIAKPAGWSNSFIILVKLFITVFGTWQGYDSIIPSVPDNVSGDSHGPTKKLADKVAAYIDQYIEAMEKVKLKQGLKTAMSISSEGNAYLQEAEFWRLYKENKSLCSLVMKTAAGIVYLLACLLEPFIPSFTLEVFKQLNLPADTHVSLSDDKGDVDRVKRPWDIISAGHKIGTPKPLFRELKDEEVEFYRKKFAGSQADRIVRAEAEAQNVAEQLKKTKVSDGNGKKKPGKSSNEAKNKAAAEPDITITRLDIRVGLIIKAQKHPDADALYVEEIDVGEEQTRTVVSGLVKFIPLDEMQNRKVCVLCNLKPVTMRGIKSQAMVLAASDGDHTKVELVEPPSSAQPGERITFPGYEGNPDELLNPKKKVWETLQVDLHTNEELVACYKNVPLTTSAGVCKVSSISCGSIR, from the exons ATGGCAGAGAATCTGATAGCGCCGAAGCTTCCCGTCGAAGGAAAGCGCAACATTCTCATCACCAGTGCCTTGCCTTACGTCAACAACGTTCCTCACCTCGGCAACATCATTGGAT GCGTGTTGAGTGCTGATGTATTCGCTCGCTACTGTCGGCTTCGCGGTTATAACGCTATTTACATCTGCGGTACTGATGAGTATGGAACTGCCACTGAGACTAAAGCCATGGAAGAAAACTGCTCTCCCAAAGAGATTTGTGACAA ATATCATGCTATTCATAAGGAGGTGTACAATTGGTTCAATATAAGTTTTGATGAATTTGGACGGACGTCATCCCCTGAGCAAACTGAAGTTTGCCAAGCAATTTTCAGAAAGATATTCGAAAACAAGTGGCTATCCGAGAACACAATGCAGCAG CTTTACTGCAACACCTGTGAAAGGTTCTTGGCTGATAGGCTTGTGGAGGGAACCTGCCCGACTCCTGGCTGCGAGTATGATTCTGCCCGAGGAGACCAGTGTGAGAAGTGTGGAAAGCTTCTAAATCCAACAGAATTGAAAAATCCCAGATGCAAG GTTTGTCAGAAAACTCCTCATATTCGTGATACAGATCACTTGTTTCTTGAACTCCCCCTATTAAAAGATAGATTGGAAAAATACATCAGTGAGATGTCTGTGGTTGGTGGATGGAGTCAAAATGCTATCCAAACAACAAATTCATGGCTTAGAGAAGGGTTAAAGCCACGCTGTATTACGAGGGATCTAAAGTGGGGGGTTCCTGTTCCACATGAAAAATACAGTGACAAG GTTTTCTATGTTTGGTTTGATGCACCTATTGGATATGTCTCAATTACTTCGTGCTACACACATGAATGGGAGAAATGGTGGAAAAACCCAGAGAATGTGGAGCTGTATCAGTTTATGGGCAAGGACAATGTGCCATTCCACACT GTGATGTTTCCATCTACTCTACTTGGAACTAGTGAAAATTGGACTTTAATGAAGACTATTAGTGTTACTGAATACTTGAATTATGAAGCAG GGAAGTTTTCTAAGAGCAAAGGTATTGGGGTTTTTGGTAATGATGCGAAAGATACTAATATTCCAGTTGAAGTATGGAGATATTACTTGCTCACAAATAGGCCGGAG GTATCAGATACGTTATTTACATGGCCGGACTTGCAAGCTAAACTAAATAGTGAGTTACTGAATAATTTGGGCAACTTTATCAACCGAGTTTTGAGTTTTATTGCCAAACCTGCAGGTTGGTCAAACTCTTTCATCATTTTGGTCAAACTCTTTATCACAGTTTTTGGAACGT GGCAAGGATATGATTCCATTATCCCCTCTGTTCCTGATAATGTAAGTGGTGACTCCCATGGTCCGACCAAAAAGTTGGCTGATAAAGTTGCTGCATATATAGACCAATACATAGAAGCAATGGAGAAG GTTAAACTGAAGCAAGGGTTGAAAACTGCAATGAGCATATCCAGCGAGGGAAATGCATATCTGCAG GAAGCTGAATTCTGGCGCCTCTACAAGGAAAACAAATCTCTCTGCTCTCTTGTCATGAAAACTGCAGCTGGGATTGTATATCTTCTTGCTTGTTTGTTAGAACCTTTTATCCCATCTTTCACTCTTGAA GTATTTAAGCAGCTAAATTTGCCTGCGGATACACATGTTTCACTTAGTGATGATAAAGGAGATGTTGATAGGGTAAAAAGACCCTGGGATATCATAAGTGCTGGTCATAAAATTGGAACACCCAAGCCATTGTTCAGGGAACTG AAAGATGAAGAGGTGGAGTTCTACAGGAAGAAGTTCGCAGGAAGTCAAGCTGATAGGATTGTGCGTGCAGAGGCCGAAGCTCAGAATGTTGCTGAGCAACTGAAGAAAACGAAAGTTTCAG ATGgcaatggaaagaaaaaaccaGGAAAATCATCAAATGAAGCCAAAAATAAAGCTGCTGCTGAACCAGATATTACCATCACAAGGCTTGATATCCGGGTTGGCCTCATAATAAAAGCTCAAAAACATCCTGATGCAGATGCACTATATGTTGAAGAGATTGACGTCGGTGAAGAACAGACCAGAACTGTTGTCAGTGGGCTTGTCAAATTTATACCACTCGATGAAATGCAG AACCGAAAGGTCTGTGTTCTTTGCAACCTAAAGCCAGTAACCATGAGGGGCATTAAATCTCAAGCAATGGTTCTTGCTGCTTCCGATGGTGATCACACCAAG GTTGAGTTGGTTGAGCCTCCCAGTTCTGCTCAACCAGGAGAAAGAATTACATTCCCTGGGTATGAAGGTAATCCTGATGAACTCTTAAACCCAAAGAAGAAAGTTTGGGAAACATTGCAAGTCGATTTGCACACAAATGAGGAACTGGTGGCATGCTACAAAAATGTTCCACTCACCACATCAGCTGGCGTTTGCAAGGTTTCATCCATAAGCTGTGGATCCATAAGGTAG
- the LOC100809861 gene encoding methionine--tRNA ligase, cytoplasmic isoform X3 — MAENLIAPKLPVEGKRNILITSALPYVNNVPHLGNIIGCVLSADVFARYCRLRGYNAIYICGTDEYGTATETKAMEENCSPKEICDKYHAIHKEVYNWFNISFDEFGRTSSPEQTEVCQAIFRKIFENKWLSENTMQQLYCNTCERFLADRLVEGTCPTPGCEYDSARGDQCEKCGKLLNPTELKNPRCKVCQKTPHIRDTDHLFLELPLLKDRLEKYISEMSVVGGWSQNAIQTTNSWLREGLKPRCITRDLKWGVPVPHEKYSDKVFYVWFDAPIGYVSITSCYTHEWEKWWKNPENVELYQFMGKDNVPFHTVMFPSTLLGTSENWTLMKTISVTEYLNYEAGKFSKSKGIGVFGNDAKDTNIPVEVWRYYLLTNRPEVSDTLFTWPDLQAKLNSWSNSFIILVKLFITVFGTWQGYDSIIPSVPDNVSGDSHGPTKKLADKVAAYIDQYIEAMEKVKLKQGLKTAMSISSEGNAYLQEAEFWRLYKENKSLCSLVMKTAAGIVYLLACLLEPFIPSFTLEVFKQLNLPADTHVSLSDDKGDVDRVKRPWDIISAGHKIGTPKPLFRELKDEEVEFYRKKFAGSQADRIVRAEAEAQNVAEQLKKTKVSDGNGKKKPGKSSNEAKNKAAAEPDITITRLDIRVGLIIKAQKHPDADALYVEEIDVGEEQTRTVVSGLVKFIPLDEMQNRKVCVLCNLKPVTMRGIKSQAMVLAASDGDHTKVELVEPPSSAQPGERITFPGYEGNPDELLNPKKKVWETLQVDLHTNEELVACYKNVPLTTSAGVCKVSSISCGSIR; from the exons ATGGCAGAGAATCTGATAGCGCCGAAGCTTCCCGTCGAAGGAAAGCGCAACATTCTCATCACCAGTGCCTTGCCTTACGTCAACAACGTTCCTCACCTCGGCAACATCATTGGAT GCGTGTTGAGTGCTGATGTATTCGCTCGCTACTGTCGGCTTCGCGGTTATAACGCTATTTACATCTGCGGTACTGATGAGTATGGAACTGCCACTGAGACTAAAGCCATGGAAGAAAACTGCTCTCCCAAAGAGATTTGTGACAA ATATCATGCTATTCATAAGGAGGTGTACAATTGGTTCAATATAAGTTTTGATGAATTTGGACGGACGTCATCCCCTGAGCAAACTGAAGTTTGCCAAGCAATTTTCAGAAAGATATTCGAAAACAAGTGGCTATCCGAGAACACAATGCAGCAG CTTTACTGCAACACCTGTGAAAGGTTCTTGGCTGATAGGCTTGTGGAGGGAACCTGCCCGACTCCTGGCTGCGAGTATGATTCTGCCCGAGGAGACCAGTGTGAGAAGTGTGGAAAGCTTCTAAATCCAACAGAATTGAAAAATCCCAGATGCAAG GTTTGTCAGAAAACTCCTCATATTCGTGATACAGATCACTTGTTTCTTGAACTCCCCCTATTAAAAGATAGATTGGAAAAATACATCAGTGAGATGTCTGTGGTTGGTGGATGGAGTCAAAATGCTATCCAAACAACAAATTCATGGCTTAGAGAAGGGTTAAAGCCACGCTGTATTACGAGGGATCTAAAGTGGGGGGTTCCTGTTCCACATGAAAAATACAGTGACAAG GTTTTCTATGTTTGGTTTGATGCACCTATTGGATATGTCTCAATTACTTCGTGCTACACACATGAATGGGAGAAATGGTGGAAAAACCCAGAGAATGTGGAGCTGTATCAGTTTATGGGCAAGGACAATGTGCCATTCCACACT GTGATGTTTCCATCTACTCTACTTGGAACTAGTGAAAATTGGACTTTAATGAAGACTATTAGTGTTACTGAATACTTGAATTATGAAGCAG GGAAGTTTTCTAAGAGCAAAGGTATTGGGGTTTTTGGTAATGATGCGAAAGATACTAATATTCCAGTTGAAGTATGGAGATATTACTTGCTCACAAATAGGCCGGAG GTATCAGATACGTTATTTACATGGCCGGACTTGCAAGCTAAACTAAATA GTTGGTCAAACTCTTTCATCATTTTGGTCAAACTCTTTATCACAGTTTTTGGAACGT GGCAAGGATATGATTCCATTATCCCCTCTGTTCCTGATAATGTAAGTGGTGACTCCCATGGTCCGACCAAAAAGTTGGCTGATAAAGTTGCTGCATATATAGACCAATACATAGAAGCAATGGAGAAG GTTAAACTGAAGCAAGGGTTGAAAACTGCAATGAGCATATCCAGCGAGGGAAATGCATATCTGCAG GAAGCTGAATTCTGGCGCCTCTACAAGGAAAACAAATCTCTCTGCTCTCTTGTCATGAAAACTGCAGCTGGGATTGTATATCTTCTTGCTTGTTTGTTAGAACCTTTTATCCCATCTTTCACTCTTGAA GTATTTAAGCAGCTAAATTTGCCTGCGGATACACATGTTTCACTTAGTGATGATAAAGGAGATGTTGATAGGGTAAAAAGACCCTGGGATATCATAAGTGCTGGTCATAAAATTGGAACACCCAAGCCATTGTTCAGGGAACTG AAAGATGAAGAGGTGGAGTTCTACAGGAAGAAGTTCGCAGGAAGTCAAGCTGATAGGATTGTGCGTGCAGAGGCCGAAGCTCAGAATGTTGCTGAGCAACTGAAGAAAACGAAAGTTTCAG ATGgcaatggaaagaaaaaaccaGGAAAATCATCAAATGAAGCCAAAAATAAAGCTGCTGCTGAACCAGATATTACCATCACAAGGCTTGATATCCGGGTTGGCCTCATAATAAAAGCTCAAAAACATCCTGATGCAGATGCACTATATGTTGAAGAGATTGACGTCGGTGAAGAACAGACCAGAACTGTTGTCAGTGGGCTTGTCAAATTTATACCACTCGATGAAATGCAG AACCGAAAGGTCTGTGTTCTTTGCAACCTAAAGCCAGTAACCATGAGGGGCATTAAATCTCAAGCAATGGTTCTTGCTGCTTCCGATGGTGATCACACCAAG GTTGAGTTGGTTGAGCCTCCCAGTTCTGCTCAACCAGGAGAAAGAATTACATTCCCTGGGTATGAAGGTAATCCTGATGAACTCTTAAACCCAAAGAAGAAAGTTTGGGAAACATTGCAAGTCGATTTGCACACAAATGAGGAACTGGTGGCATGCTACAAAAATGTTCCACTCACCACATCAGCTGGCGTTTGCAAGGTTTCATCCATAAGCTGTGGATCCATAAGGTAG